ccatccatccatccatccatccatccatccatccatccatccatccatccatccatccatccatccatccatccatccatccatccatccatccattttctttggtgtttatcctcacgagggtcgcggggagtgctggagcctatcccagttgtcaacgggcaggaagcggggtaaaACCTTaactggttggcaaccaatcgcagggcacattgagacaaacagccgctcttacaatcacaccgacggggcaatttagggtgtccaattaataatgtatgtttttgggatgtgggagaaaaccggagtgcccggaggaaacccacgcaagcacggggagaacatgcaaagtccacacaggcggagccgggatcaaacccgggtcctcagaactgtgaggccaacgctttaccaggtgaaccACCGTGTCCCcgtatttttgtcaaatatacATGATGGCATTATCAGACAATAATACATAGCACGTGTTTGTGAGAagtgtgaagatttttttctttcaagtcaTAGACAGGCTtagatatttttctttgtatcCTGCCCCCATACCACACTGGATAGACATATGAGGAAAGAACAGTTTTGACCTGTACTCAACAGTCAGTACTTGCCATAGAAACATGATCATCTCTTAATCAAGATGAGTGGGACCTGTTCTTGGTAATGCAACTGTTCCATCATGTGTTCTCCACCTGATTATGTGACCTATGGTATATGATGCCTTGGGAATTCTCATGTACCCTCCTCCTGACCTATACCTTTGAACAGTGAGATCCATCAAATGCTGTGGAAGCTATCAGTAGCTTGTGCTTGAAGATGatttacaaaaatgtcaggaaaagcccatTTGAACATCTGAATCTTATTTGGGGTGACCTCCATGTAACGactttgtttacacacacacacacacacacaccacacacacacacacactgggcaTGTGACATATCCAACCAGGACGAAGCTTGCCCAACAACCACTTACCAGAGCAGCATTAACTGCAGAATTTGACCAGGCTGAAGCTTTTCGGGTATTACGCAAGACACGAGGCCGTACTCTTTTGCTCAAACATTCAAATTTCAGGTTCCGATGAGTATTCAGCTCTTGCTTGTAATCTAATGCAATATGTGATCCTTAAATTGTAGGTGTATCCATTGCCCATTTCTTGTCATCCCTTTAGTTTGAGACCAAGGTCCAACCACACTTAAAGAGGGCCAAAGTCCTTTTATTGTTTCTCTGATACATTTACAATGGTGCCAGTAGTAATGGGTCTATCAGACTTCATGCTCTCCTCAAAGGCTGATCATTAACTATATAGCACTGAATTCAACAATGCCTTTGAGAGTAACAGTACCTCTGACATCTTGTAATGTATATGTGTAAGTGCTAATGTGAAGTTGTAAACTATATAACAAACgggatttgtttaaaaaaaaaaacaaaaaaacaaagttatttatttattttaatatgagACCACCGCACCTGTGTCGACTGTCCTGGGATGGAACACCGTGTTTGTATAGGTGAGAAACTGTAGTTGCCTGTTCAACGCGGAGAGGGAAGTACTTGAGAGGATCATGTGCATCTCTCCCTCTCCTTTAAGCGAGACATTATCCACAGTCGCAGCGACATCAAAAGTCCCCAGTGTGGAGGTCAAATATACCTGGAAGCCCGTTTCACAAAAGCAATAAAATCATTGGTCAATTTTCAATCTTGCAGATCGTGGGGAGACTGAACTTACTGTATGGTTCGATCTTGCTTCTTCAATAAGACCCAAACCTAAATTGAAGACAAGGAAAAGGAATTTACTGCAGTGAATAATGAGGATGAGGTCAAGTTCtttgacccccccaaaaaaaataagtaaatccaAGCATGTATTTTAGGATACAGAGTGGAACTCAAAGTAATGCACAGTATTTGGGCGATGAGAACAGGGCCTCTGAGGAAATGCTGTGTATTGTGAGAAATATGAATCCATAATACATGACAATAGCTATGTCAATGAACAAGcatatacatccattcatccatccatcttcttagctgcttattctcacaagggtcgcgagagtgctgaaTCCAGTCcctgctgtcatcaggcaggagacagggaaCATCCTGAAACccattgccagccaatcacagggctcatggagacaaacaatagtcaaactcacaatcacacctaggacaatttagagtgtccaattaatgcaagttttctgggctgtgggaggaaattggcttgcccgtagaaaacccacgcaggcacggggagaacatgcaagctctaCACAGGGCGGGGTGGGAttgaacacaggtcctcagaactatgaggccaatccatccatccattttcttagccggttatcctcacgagggtcgcaggagtactagagcctatcccggctgtcatcgggcagggtacaccctgaactggttgtcagccaatcacagcgcacatggagacagacaacagtcgtgctcacaatcacacctaggggtaatttagagtctccaattaatgttgcatatttttgggacgtgagaggaaaAACGACAATCCCagagaaaaaacccacgcaggcacggggagaacatgcaaactccacacaggcgtggccgggattttaacccaagtcctcagaacattgaggccaacgctttagagCTGCCCCAACGTGCCGCGcatgatatactgtaatttctcaaatgtAATGCGTTCtaaagtataatgcgcacccccaaagttgacctaaaaaaaaaaaatcagggaaacCCTTttacttagctccctcttcaccacaacggaccgatacaaagtccgcatcattgcagatgctgcaccgatctgtcgatctcacgctccattcttccctcactcgtgaatatgaccccaagatacttgaactcctccacttggggcagggtctcatccccaacccggagagggcatgccacccttttgtgactgaggaccatggtctttgatttgaaggtgctgattcgcatcccagccgcttcacactcggctgcgaagcACTCCAGTGAGCGATGGCGATCACGGCCTGATGActccaacagaaccacatcatctgcaaagagtagagatgcgattctgaggccaccaaaccggacacactctacgcctcggctgtgcATAGAAactctgtccataaaagttgtgaacaaaattggtgacaacgggcagccttggcggagtccaactctcaccggaaacaagtccgacttattgtCAATggagaccaaactctgacagcagtcgtacagggaccgaacagcaaGGGGCAGGTGTTCAGTTTTCCATACTtccgaagaacccccccccccccccacaagactcGCCTGTAAATCATCTTcaagccttctccaagtccacaaaacacatgtagactgccTCGGTGAAcacccatgcaccctcaaggaccctgccaagggtgtagagctggtccactgttccacagccaagaTATTGCTCCTCTTGGATCTGAGATTGAATTTCCTTACGAACCcccctctccagcacccctgaatagaccttatcagggaggctgaggagtgtgagccCCCTCtacttggaacacaccctccggtcccccttcttgaTTGGCTccgtctgccaatccagaagtACTCTCCCCGCAATGTTGCGGAGGCGTGTCAGCAAGGACACCGCGACAActtccagagcctttaggaactctgggtgaaTCTTATCcatccccggggccctgccaccaaggagatttttaaccacctcggtgacctcaaccccagagaaagAAGatcctgcctcagagaacccagactcagcttcctcttggGAAGGCGTGtttgtggaattgaggaggtcttcgaagtattctccccactgactcccaacatcccgagttgaagtcagtagtgccccatccccactatacacagtgttggcgGTGCACTGCTTTCCCCGTCTgtgacgccggacggtggaccagaatttcctcaaagctgtccTGAAGGTGtactccatggcctcaccaaactcctcagTGACTGgcgaagctgcattctgcttggccactcgatacctatcagctgcctcgggcgCCTCGCAGGCTAAAAATGCCCGGTAGGACTCcgtcttcagcttgacagcatccctcactgttggtgtgcACCAACGTGTTCTGGGTTTTCTGCTACGACAGCCACCGACCACCTTcgggccacagctccggtcggctgcctcaacaatggaggcgcggaacatagtccactcggactcaatgccccccacctccctcgaaacgtgagcaaagttctttcagaggtgggagttgaaattccttcagaCAGGGGAATCTGCTATCCGTTCCCTGCAGAGCCTCACagtacatttgggcctgccatgtcggaccaggatcttcccccaccatcggagtgaactcaccaccaggtggtgattaaTTGatagctctgcccctctcttcatccgagtgtccaagacatgtggtcgtAAATCCGATGACATGACTACAAagtgggtgtcctggtgccaggagCTTcaatgtggcttcaaaataaaatatgcagcctacttcctgtgtttctcagatcttccaccaacacttcaactgcatttttcccctttaccatgaacatttttaaacacacaattccTTATATAAGTAATAGCgttgaaaagaacgaaaaaaaagaatgaatgccAGAGCACGTGCTGCCTTTCTTCTctaacatcaaatatttttcattcatacctcaatataatgcgctctattgactttttgaaaatgtttttggaaaaaaattgcacattatttttgaaaaattatggTACATGGATACAATAATTGAATACTGAAATAGACTTTTCAAGAAAGACATCAACTCAATTCATAGGGTAATGTCAGTTTTACTCAGCCGAATGCAACTTGCACATGTCACTGACtcattttggaaaattaatatacattttgtgtcaatttactgaaaaaatacaaatctgtcgttatacaaaaataataatctttttttttttcttttgaaatcacAGAACAGTGTAAATGTGTAATAATTACACCAGACCGCCAACTTGCTTTTAATATCACACATCTCACAGTGCTTTACCTGGTATGATGATTGTCTTGAGGGGTCGCACTGCCACACCTTGGGAGGGAAACTGAAGAGGACTGTTTGCCTCATTTACGATCAGCACATCTGCAGAGCTTGAGGACCTTCATATACAAAATGTTGTATGTTATATTTTATGTGATGAAGGGACAGAGTTGATGTGATCAAATTGATTCGTGCGATTAAGTATTcactggcagcacggtgacgcagctgtagagcgttagccgcccagttctgaggaccggggttcaaatcccagccacgcctgtgtggagtctctatgttctccccatggctgcgtggTTTTAGTCCAAGGACTCCGGTTTaacacacatccccaaaacatgcattaattggagactctacattGTCCCTACGTGcctggcgattggctggcaaccagttcagggtgcaccccggctccagcactcctgtaacccttgtgaggataagcagctcagaaaatggatggacaaattgAGATAGTCAGACAACTGTTTGAATTAGATATTAGTGAACTCAAGGAATGCTAAAATATTACCAAGTTTGCAATGCCTTTTGGTTTTGGTTACATTTCGGCAGATACCGGCAGTGCTATTTCCTGTTCACTGTAATGTCTGACAAGGCCCGGTGGTTGATGCAGGTTCCAGGTTTTACTTGTCTGACTGCCAGATCACACAAGTatctttttaaagaaaataaaatactgtgcTCTGTGTTGAGCCGTTTTTAAGGTGTATCAAAGGGGTAATTACATAGGGGTTAAACATTTCAGGTTATGTTCTGGAAACCTATAATTTCGATTCCGAGTTAAGGAACTGTGGAATTGTTCAGTTGGCTACTTTCAATGAGAGTCCATGATGATTACTTGGAATTAACTGGAGATTTGGTCCTATTGTTTGAATGTAACCCGAAAATAAACCAACTAATTAAACTAATTAAATTAACTGAAACCACCTTATTcatcatgaatgtttttttaagcagaCACACCTAAAATATTACTAAACCTATTTTTGCTctaaatttaaatacaaatacagctaTAGCCAAACCTACagtatttcaaacattttttgtcccCCTATGGGTGGATGCCAGCGCCACCCCTCTTTGCACACCACTGAGCTATATACATCCATCATGACAACTTTTTCTATAATTAGTTGATGCAGTGAACTTGTGATTTTCATCAAAAACCTTACTTTACCTCATCTGAACACTCCTGTATTCCTGAGCTCTGTGACGCTTCACACCCTCAGGATCGGGATGggattgtaaatatctcatgtccAGGTGTAAGGCCCGGACGCGTGGGAAAAGCAGCTTGGAGAAAGGCAGGCGAAAAGTCTCCTTATCAGCCACGCAGACGCACGTATTTGTTGCCAAGCGGCTGTATCGGAAAACAAATATGTGACGACCAGGATCAAGAACTGCAGAGCAAAATTAATTTAGTGAAACCCACCATGCTACATCCTTCTTTATGTGATAGGAAATGTCATTATAGTCATTAAAGATGTCTTGAAGGTTCTCTATGATGACCGCCTCCATTTCACTGGTCCTTCCTGTCCATAGGTCAACTCCTAAGCCTCCTCCTGCCCTCCAAGATTGCAACAACGCTACTAGCGTGAAACCACTGATCACAAGCAGAAACTTCTTACAGGAGATACGCATCTAGAAGgcaaattacaaagaaaatgtaatcTACAAATAGTACACAAAAACTACTTTccagcaggaaaaaaacaaaacaaaacaaaacaaaacactattcATCTTGCTTGAGTTACCAAATTATAATTGTTCAAGTTGGTATTACAAGATATGTTGCTAGAATATAAGATTGTTTACCCACATTGACACAAATTCTGCATGCACTCACTCAGCTTTGTGGCTGACCAATTCCTTCACTTTCAGACAAAACTTAGCTTACTCACATGTATCTAAGGTATTTTCAAGCTTTATTGTTAATAAAACATCCACACTTTCAATCTTGAGGAAATATGATGCTGCACGTCTCCTGCAGAACGTGGTAGGAGGTGGAGTAATATGGCACTTCTCTCACAGTTCAGCGTTCAGGAGAGTTCACTGATTTGttctcaagctattttcaacattttagatTGCTTAAtaagaagttaaaaaaatagtattacttcattaaaaaaaaattactgacgCTATTTGGGCATGAGAGGTTTCCGAGAGACTGtgatgatatttaaaaaaaaaaaaagtgtgcctaGCCAGCAAGTTCAGCCAATAGGAAATTTGACTAGAAAATGATTATGTGGCCACATCAACCACCAACCATCTGAGACCTGAACAAGTTAGCTCGAGTGAACAACAAGCTCGTCCAAGTCACAGAACTCACCTTTATCGAGATGCGCTTCACTTCCTCTTCATGTATAAAATGCGTTCCCTTTTTCATGTCCTCATATTTCATTACAGTTACAGTGACTCTATCTGGCAAATATGAGAGTGAATTTAAGAAGTAATTACCCCTGCTTACTTCCCTTGTGTGGTTTATGTTAGACATTGACAACACAGTGCACAATATAGCACGTTATTAGAAATTGTGCTCTCTGGGTacacttttgcttttttgtcaGTGATAAGGAAGGAAAAAGTCACAAAGAGATCTCGTGTTTGTTTAAGGACtatgaataaaacaaatcctAACTATGCAGAAAAAGTGTTTGGACCTTAGTGCTGGAACATTAGCTATGGTGGAAATTTGGGTTGACAAGGATATGGCTTGGACTCAAGACTGAGAAATGTTACATGTATATCGCACATGTGAAatataactttttatttttcagttgcGGCCCACGCCTCACTGAATTGTGGCACAGTGCACTAAGCCAGTGACTGAGACAAAAAGTCTACACAAccctgttcaaatcccaggtttTTGTCATATCAAAAATTGTGTCAGATATATAATTCAGACTTTTTCCACAGTTAAGGTGCCTTCTAATCTGCTAcaagtgatgtaaaaaaatgaggGAAGTAAATGCAAACAAGTGATTTAATATGGGTGCACAAGTGTACACATGGttgatgactggttagagtgtctgcctctcAGTTTTGAAGTCCGGAGTTCAAATCTCAACCCCGCCTGGTGGACTTTACAGGGATTTTCTCCGGGAATTccagtttctttccacatcttaaaaacatgcagggtaggtCAACTGAAAATTCTAAACGTACCAGAGGTGTGACCATGAGTGCCAATGgcagtttgtctctacgtgccctgcgattggctggcgaccagttaagggtgtagcaCGCCTTTCGCCTGaggatagctggggtaggctccagcgctcttgcgacccttgtgaggataagcggctaagacaatggCTGGAcggatgtgtaaaaaaaactcaaaattggaTATGTGACTGCctttaaaatgttattcaaGTCTTAATGAGTTAGCACACTTTTAGTCACATTTTACAGTACAAATCATAGTCTGGAGAGAACTGCCGCACCATCATAGGGTTCTCATTGTCAAAggtgtgtatccatccatccatccattttctttgcctcttatcctcaccagggtcgcaggagtgctggaggcaatcccagctgtcattaggcaggaggcgaggcgcacccttaactggttgccagccaatcgtagcaaaaggtgtgtagacttttcttAGCCACTGTTTTTTGACAAGAACGTGTATCAAATCCAAACAGTGCAGCAATTTCATTTGGGTAAGTGTGGAAATGCATGTTGCATGTaagagaaacaaaaacagacaatttCCACAATACACACAAGACATAACTGCACTCAAAACTGTCTGTATGAAAAGGGAAAGTTAGTCATGCAGTAAAATAAGATAAGATCTTTCTAAAGTATGAGGAAattgttggtttgtttgtgttaaagTCAAAGTTCAAACATATTGTAGTAGTCACACTGGTTAGTTAGCACGGACGTTTAACTGCACTCTGAGTAGAAGCAGCTTTTATTCATGTCAATGAAAATGGGTGAAAACCTGCTCCAGTCTGCACAACCACTGAAGATAAACAAAGATAGTCATTGTCATATACAGAACTCACAAAATACTAacttttaaaccccccccccacaaaaaagcaTTGCATTTTGAGCAATAATACATGCTCTACGCATTCCAATCTTTTATTTACAATGATATTATGAAACAAACATATGTTCAAATTAAGACCTatctttcatttttacatttgaaccCCACTTTGGCGAGTTAATGTTAACAAAGGGGATAATATGATCGGCACGGTGCCGCAGCTGGTAAATCATTggcctcagaattctgaggacccaggttcgaacccggccccgcctgtgtggagtttgcatattctccccgtgcctgcgtgggtttcctcccacatcccaaaaacatgcaacattaattgtacactctaaattgcccctaggggtgattgtgagagtggctgtttgtttctatgtgcccaacggctggctgggaaccagttcagggtgtaccccgcctcctgcccgttgacagctgggataggctccatcactccctgcgaccctcatgaggataagcagcaaagaaaatggatggatggataatatgatTCAGTAAAATGAAAGCGACAGctagataaaaaaaatcctctcattcttatatttttggaggggagacagcaggggggggggggaaccacaGCTCGATACCATAGAGATAGCTGTTTTCTTCTTCCATAAATTTGTAACTCTaattatggcaaaaaaaagttcctcaTTTGTAAACATCAACTGGTTAAGTATAAacacttgtattgtgtttttgacTAAGGATGATGTTTCTTACACAGAATAGAATTTTGGCCAAGAATAGCTAATTATAAAATCCTCCCCAAGTACAATTTGATTCTGTCAAATCATAATCTCCAGTTCAAGAGATCTTTAATTTACGTTCCTTTTCAGGTACCTTCAATTAGAGATTAACTAGGGGGAAATTCGTATGAACTAGAATTATAGTTTAGCTATTCAAACTGGAGCTACAGATACAACGCAGTTGCACAGACACCATTTGTTATTCCCAAGATGATTTGTAGTTATCCTTCATACACACAAATGTCAAACAGTGGCGTCATTACCGCAAAGCGAATTAACGTTGCAGATACATTGTAGCTGGAAT
This DNA window, taken from Syngnathoides biaculeatus isolate LvHL_M chromosome 2, ASM1980259v1, whole genome shotgun sequence, encodes the following:
- the b4galnt1a gene encoding beta-1,4 N-acetylgalactosaminyltransferase 1a, translating into MSNINHTREVSRGNYFLNSLSYLPDRVTVTVMKYEDMKKGTHFIHEEEVKRISIKMRISCKKFLLVISGFTLVALLQSWRAGGGLGVDLWTGRTSEMEAVIIENLQDIFNDYNDISYHIKKDVACRLATNTCVCVADKETFRLPFSKLLFPRVRALHLDMRYLQSHPDPEGVKRHRAQEYRSVQMRSSSSADVLIVNEANSPLQFPSQGVAVRPLKTIIIPGLGLIEEARSNHTVYLTSTLGTFDVAATVDNVSLKGEGEMHMILSSTSLSALNRQLQFLTYTNTVFHPRTVDTVQFATESHRSFFTIKIGHSTVPKLYNSGYSRENNISTLVTIVTKTFLRYDKLKDLIHSIRRYYPNVTIVIADDNEHPQPVTGPHIEQFIMPFGKGWFAGRNLAVSQVTTKYVLWVDDDFLFSADTKLEKMVDILERTNLDLVGGAVREVTGWTSTFRHTISVEMGGEDGDCIHIRRGYHHAIEGYPNCVVADAVINFFMGRTDKVQQVGFNPRLARRGHLEFFIDGLGSLHVGSCGDVIINHSSKIKLPWSGTKSDEAYKKFRYSKSNDENHIHDEVFYFTNRFKCMTRHE